DNA from Atribacterota bacterium:
TGCGGGAGGAATTATAAGAATTAATAAAAAAATGATTCAGGAGATTGTACAAAAAAGCAGCCTGCGTTATGATAAGACCGGAGAAGAACACTATAATATTATTTCTGCTTTACATAAAAGCATGCGTGATTCTGATCCGGATGCTGCATTATATTGGGTAACACGCATGATAGAATCCGGTGAAAATCCTCTATATATTGCAAGAAGACTTATCAGGTTTGCCTCAGAGGATGTGGGTAATGCCGACCCCTCAGCTTTGGCTGTTGCTGTTTCAGCAATGCAGGCAGTCCATTTTTTAGGTATGCCTGAAGGGGATCTTGCACTTATTCAGGCTGCAACATATCTATCCACTGCACCAAAAAGCAATGCATTATATAAAGGAAGACAAATAGCCGGTAAAGACATAAAAACATATGGTCATTTACCTGTACCATTGGTAATCCGTAATGCACCGACAAGAATGATGAAAGAAATGAATTATGGCAAGGGTTATCAATATGCTCATGATTTTCAGGATGCTATTGTCAAACAACAGCATCTTCCCGATAAACTTAAAGATAGAAGATATTATTTTCCAACTGACCGGGGTTATGAAAAAGAAATAAAGAAAAACATATTATTAATTAATAAATACAAAAAGGATAATACTGAAAAGAATAATCAATTCAGCTAAAATAGAAGGAGAGATTATTGTGGAAATTAAAATCATACTTTGTCATGGACTTGAAAAAAAATATAAGAATTATAATAAAGAACAGGGAATACTGTTAGATTTAGAAAGGCCGGTTAGTATCAAATACATTATCAAGAAGAATTTTTCTAAAGATATACAAGAGACAGCCGGTATAATATTAGCTAATAAAAAAATTGTTGATATTAATTATCAAACCAAAGACGGAGATGTTATAGAAATATTTCCTTTAATAGGAGGAGGTTAAAATTAATATTTTCGTTGAAATTTTTAGAAAAGGAAAAATAAATGACAAAACAAGATAAAATTAGAATAGGGATTTTATTTGGTGGGAAATCAGGTGAACATGAAGTCTCTTTTTGCTCTGCTTCTTCTATAATTGAGGCAATAGATAGAGAAAAATATGAAATTATACCAATAGGAATTACCAAAGATGGCTGCTGGTTGTCATCTCAGGAAAGCATAATTGCTTTGCGGACTGGCAAAATTGAAGGAAAAAGCAGAGTTGCCTGGAAATCGGGGTCAGGTAATCATCAATTGATAGTAATAAACAAAGAAATGGGCAATATTAATTATTCCACTATTAAAAAATTGGATGTCATTTTTCCAGTCTTGCATGGTCCTTTTGGAGAGGATGGTACAGTTCAGGGATTGTTAGAGTTAATTAATATTCCCTATGTAGGAGCAGGTGTATCTACTTCTTCGCTGGCAATGGATAAGGATTTAATGAAAAAAATGTTTCAGCAGAGCAATCTTCCCCAAACTAAATGGATTACCATAAAAAGGAGAGAATGGAGCTCAAAAAAAAATAAGATATTAAATAAGATAAATAATGAACTTACTTATCCCCTGTTTGTAAAACCTACTAATCTTGGTTCAAGTGTTGGTATAAATAAAGTAGAAAATGCATTAAAACTTGAGGAGGCAATAAATATTGCAGCTCTATATGACCGTAAAATTATTATTGAAGAAGGAATAGAAGATGCCATTGAGGTTGAATGTAGTGTGCTTGGAAATGATAAGCCGAATACCTCTGTAATTGGAGAGATTGTACCTGCCGGAGAATATTATGACTATCAATCCAAGTATATTGATAAAAGTACCAGGTTAATAATACCTGCCAGAGTGCCGGATAATATTACAAAAGATGTGCAAAAAATAGCAAAAAAAGCTTTTTTATCAATTGATGGCTCAGGTTTAGCCCGTGTTGATTTTTTTGTTCAAAAAATTGATAATACTTATAAGATTTTTCTTAATGAAATAAATACTATGCCCGGATTTACCCGTTTCAGCATGTATCCAAAATTATGGGAAAAAAGCGGAATCGGATTTTCTAAGTTGATTGACAGATTGATAGAGCTTGCCTTTGAAAGATTTCAAGACAAGATTTTAAATAGAACAGATTACCCGTCAATTCTACTGGAAAAAAAATTTTAAAAATATTTTAAAAATATTGTCTAAAAATTTTTAAATAGGGAATAATTATAGTAGAATAGTAAAAAAGTATATTGATAAATAAATAATTTTATTAATGCAACTATTTGCGTTTAATAAAGGTTGAAAAAGGCAAACTATTCGAAAGAATAGGGCGCAAAGTTATGGGCCTAAAGTCGAAAGACTATGGTCGCCAAACTGCCACCTTTTTTTATTTTGCCCAAACTTTGCCAGCTTTTTCTGCCTATAAACAGGAGAGTAGATAATATGAAAGTTTGGGATAAAGTAAA
Protein-coding regions in this window:
- a CDS encoding MoaD/ThiS family protein codes for the protein MEIKIILCHGLEKKYKNYNKEQGILLDLERPVSIKYIIKKNFSKDIQETAGIILANKKIVDINYQTKDGDVIEIFPLIGGG
- a CDS encoding D-alanine--D-alanine ligase, which gives rise to MTKQDKIRIGILFGGKSGEHEVSFCSASSIIEAIDREKYEIIPIGITKDGCWLSSQESIIALRTGKIEGKSRVAWKSGSGNHQLIVINKEMGNINYSTIKKLDVIFPVLHGPFGEDGTVQGLLELINIPYVGAGVSTSSLAMDKDLMKKMFQQSNLPQTKWITIKRREWSSKKNKILNKINNELTYPLFVKPTNLGSSVGINKVENALKLEEAINIAALYDRKIIIEEGIEDAIEVECSVLGNDKPNTSVIGEIVPAGEYYDYQSKYIDKSTRLIIPARVPDNITKDVQKIAKKAFLSIDGSGLARVDFFVQKIDNTYKIFLNEINTMPGFTRFSMYPKLWEKSGIGFSKLIDRLIELAFERFQDKILNRTDYPSILLEKKF